The genomic region CTCGGTCGTCTCGTCCGGGGCAATCGTCATGTCCTCGCTGGACGTGTCGAACCAGAAGTCCTCGGTCCCACGCCCGAACGGGCTGCAGAACCAGCCGTACTCGACGGTCGCCAGATGCTTGACCAGGCCCAGCAGATTCGTCCCCGTGGGGGTCATGGGGCGGCGCACCTGCTCGTCGTCCAGCCCCTCCAGCTTCCACAGCACCACGTCCCGGTGCCGGTCCAGACTCGCGTGCAGGGATTCCTTCTCGCCGCCGGTGTACGGCACGGTCCTCGTCATGCCGGGGAACGTAGCAGCCGGTACTGACACACCCTCAGGCGCGGGGGCGGCCCGCCTTGACCAGCTCGGCGACGTCGAGGGCCATCTCCGCACCGATCGACGCGGGAAGCGCGGCCGACTGGCCCGGGGCGTAGACCTCGTGGTTGTCGTACGTGCAGCCGGTGGGCTCCGTCAGCACGTGGATGCGGCCGTGACGGCGGTCCAGGATCACGTACACCGGGATCTTGGCCTCGGCGTACGTCGCGACCTTGTTGCGCAGGTCGCTCTTCCAGTTGCTGGAGGTGACCTCCAGCACGAGGCGGAAGACCGCCGGGTCGTAGCAGTTGTTCCCGACCATGTGCTCGTCGAAGTCGGCGTCGACGACGGCGAGGTCCGGGATGGCGTAGTCCTCGGGCCCGCCGGGCAGCCACAGACCGATGGCCTGGAGGACTTTGGTCTCGTCGCCGTGGAGCCCTGCTGCCAGAAACGGGATCATGAGTGTGGTCAGCGCATTGGCATGCGGGCCGTCCGGGGGTGGGGCCACGGTGATGACGCCTCCGATGATCTCGACGCGATAACCCGGAAGCTGCTCCGTCAGGCGGTTCGCCGTGACGAGCATCGGTTCCGGCTCATCGTCACAGGGGTGCTCGACTGCTGCTGCAGACATTGCGGGCCCTCCTGAAATGGCTGGTGTCGAGGGCATCATCGTAGGACGGGCTGCCCGGATTCGTCCCGCTGGCGGTTCATCACCCGGCCGAGTGAAGCAGGAACGGCCCCGCACACCGAGGTGTGCGGGGCCGTCCGGGACGGGTGACCGTCAGAGCTTGTCGATCACGTAGTCGATGCAGGCGGTGAGCGCCTGGACGTCCGCCGGGTCGATCGCCGGGAACATCGCCACGCGCAGCTGGTTGCGGCCCAGCTTGCGGTACGGCTCCGTGTCGACGATGCCGTTGGCGCGGAGCACCTTGGCGACGGCCGCCGCGTCGATGCCGTCCTCGAAGTCGATCGTGCCGATGACCTGCGAGCGCTTCGCCGGGTCGGTGACGAACGGGGTCGCGTACTTGGACTCCTCGGCCCAGCCGTACAGGTGCTGCGAGGACGCGGCCGTGCGGCCGGTCGTGAAGTCCAGACCGCCCTGGGTGTTCATCCACTTCAGCTGCTCGTTCAGCAGGAAGAGGGTGGCCAGGGCCGGGGTGTTGTACGTCTGGTTCTTGAGGGAGTTGTCGATCGCCGTGGGCAGCGAGAAGAACTCCGGGACGTGCCGGCCCGACGCGTGCACGCGGGCGGCGCGGTCCAGGGCCGCCGGGGAGAACACACCGATCCACAGGCCGCCGTCGGAGGCGAAGGACTTCTGCGGGGCGAAGTAGTAGACGTCCGTCTCGGTGACGTCGACCGGCAGGCCGCCCGCGCCGGAGGTGGCGTCCACCAGGACGAGGGAGCCCTCGTCGGCGCCCGCGACCCGCTTGACCGGGGCCGCGACACCGGTGGAGGTCTCGTTGTGGGTGAAGGCGTAGACGTCGACGCCCGCCTCGGCCTTCGGGTCCGGGTGGGTGCCCGGGTCCGAGGCGATGACGGTCGGGTCGGACAGCCACGGGGCGAGCTTGGCGGCCTTCGCGAACTTCGAGGAGAACTCGCCGAAGTTCAGGTGCTGGGACTTCGACTCGATCAGGCCGTGCGTCGCGACGTCCCAGAAGGCGGTGGAGCCGCCGTTGCCCAGGATCACCTCGTATCCCTCGGGGAGGGAGAAGAGGCTGCGTACGCCGTCGCGCACCTCGCCGACCAGGTTCTTGACCGGGGCCTGGCGATGAGACGTACCGAGAAGAGAGGTGCCGGTCGCGGCCAGCGCGTCGACCGCCTCCGTCCGCACCTTGGAGGGCCCGGCGCCGAAACGGCCGTCGGCGGGCTTGAGGTCTGCGGGAATCTGGATGTCAGCCACGATCCGGAGCGTAGTCCCTCCCGGAAGCGGTCGAGGACCGTGTCCGTCCGATGAGACACACGCTCCGGATCATGGACGGCCGGTGCGGCGGGAGACCGGGGCCTCCCGCCCGAGCCGGACGGGAGGTCCGCGAGCCGTGGATCAGCCGAGATCGACCGGGAGCTCGTACAGGTCGTTCTGGGTCACGATCGGCTTGTTGCGCAGTTCGGAGGCCGGTACGGCGAGGTCCAGGTCGGGGAAGCGCTCGTACAGCGCGGGCAGCGCGACCCCCGCCTCCAGCCGGGACAGCGCGGCGCCGGGGCAGACGTGCGGGCCGTGGCCGAAGGCGATGTGGCGGTTGGGGGAGCGGGTGATGTCGAACTCACCGGCGGTCGGACCGTACTGCTTCTCGTCGCGGCCCAGCGCGCCGAACGAGACGATGAGGGCCTCGCCCTTCGGCAGGACCTTGTCGCCGACCTCGATGTCCTCGGTCGCGAAGCGGATCAGGACGTGCGAGGTCGGGGTGTTCCAGCGCAGCGTCTCCTCGATGACGTTCTCCCAGGGCACCTCGCCGCTCAGCACGCGCTTGCGCTGCTCGGGGTGGGTCTGGAGCGCCTCCACGACGTTGACGACCAGGCTGATCGTGGTCTCGTGACCGGCCGCGATGATCAGTTGCAGCGTGTTGACGATCTCCTCGTCGGTGAGGTGGTCGCCCTCCTCGGAGGCCGCGATCAGGGCGCTGGTCAGGTCGTCGCCCGGGTTCGCCCGCTTGTCGTCGACGATCTTCGTGAAGAGGGTGCCGAGGTCCGCCATCATCTGCGGGACCTCCTCCGGCGGGGTCTGCGTCGAGAAGAACTTCTCGAACAGCTCCTTGAGCCGGGGGTGGTCGGCCGCGTCCACGCCCATCAGGTCGCTGATGACGTTCATCGGCAGCGGGTAGGCGAACTCCGCCTTCAGATCGACGGTCTCGCCCTTGGGCAGCGCCGCCAGCCGGTCCAGGGAGGCGTTCGTCAGCGCCTCGATGCCGGACCGCAGCCGCTCCACCCGCTTCACCGTGAGCGCCTGCGCGACCAGGGCGCGCAGCCTGCGGTGCTCGGTCCCGTCGACCGTCAGCATGGAGCGGCCCGGGTTGGCGAGGCCGATCAGCGGCCAGTCCATCGGGATCTCGCCGCGCTGCCAGGCGTTCCAGACGTTGATGTCCTTGACCACGCGGCTGTCGGTGAGCAGCTGGCGCGCCTCGGCGTGATGCGTCACCGCGTAGCAGTGGACCCCGCCGGGGAGCTCCACCTCGGCCAGCGGCCCGGCGGCGCGCAGGGCGGCGCTCTCGGTGTCGAGGTCGGCGACGAGGGGATCGAGGGCGATCCGGGTCATTTCTGGCCTCCAAGTGCTGGGGTGGGCGTGAAGTGCACCGGCAGCTCCGTCAGCCCCCGCAGCCACGGGGAGGGGCGCCGGGTCAGCTTGTCCGCGGGAACGGCGAGGTCCACGTCCGGGAGCCGGTCCAGGAGCACCTCGATCCCCGTACGGGCGATGACCTCCGCGGTCTCCTGGGCGGGGAACGGGCAGCGGTGCTCGCCGTGGCCGAAGGAGAGGAACGCGTTGTTGCCGCCGGTCAGGGCGGAGCCGTCGGTGCGTACCTGCGGGTCGCCGTTGGCGGCGGCGATACCGAGGAGCAGCAGGTCACCGGCGCGGATGTGGCGCCCGCCGAGGTGGGTGTCGCGGGACGCCCAGCGGCCCGCGACGTTCTGGGTGGGGGTGTCCTCCCAGAGCACCTCGTTCATGGCCTCGGCGACGCTGTGCCGGCCGCCGGAGAGCGACGCGGCGAAGCGGTCGTCGGTGAGCATCAGCCGCAGCGAGTTGCCGATCCAGTCGGCGGTCGGCTGGTGGCCCGCCGCCATCATCACCATGAGGTCCTGGGCGACCTCCTCGTCCGTGAAGCCGCCCGGGTCCTGGAGCATCCGGCTCGCCACGTCGTCGCCGGGCCCGGCGTGCTTGTCGACGAGGAGCTGCTGCATGGCCGCGCCGAGGTGCTGCTGTCCGGCCAGGGCCCTCTCCCGGCCGTCGATCATGTCGTTGAGCGCGCCGACGAGCGGCCCTCCGACCTCGTCGCTGAAGCCGTAGATCCTCGCGAGGACGCGGGCCGGGAGCAGCATCGCGTACTCGGCGATGATGTCGGTGCGGCCGGTGGAGCAGAAGCCGTCGATGAGGTCGTCGGCGAACTCCTCCGCGTACCGCTTGAGCGCGAACGGGTCGACGGCCTCCAGCGCGTTGCCGATCATCGACGCCCGTACGGTGTGCCGCTCACCCACCGTGTAGAGGATCGACGGCTGCTTGTGGCCGATCATCGGCAGCAGCGGCCAGCCGTCCGGAATGTTCTCCCACTGGTTCCACAGGTCCGAGTCCCGGCTGAAGAGCACCGGGTCGTTGGTGACCTGGTGCAGCTCGCGGTAGCCGAGGATCAGCCAGGCGGGTATGTCGCCGTCGAGCGCGACGGGGGCCACGGCGCCGTGGTCGCGGCGCATGTCCCGGTACAGCTGCACGGGGTCGGTCTGGAACCGCGGCCCGGACAGGGGCACGGAGCCGTGGGACACGGGGCACTTGGTCACAGGGTCGGCTCCGGGGTCATCGCCGCGGCGCCCTGACCGCCCGCGAGCGCCGCTTCGGCACCCTTCGCGCGGGCGAGGGAGAGCGCGTGGAGGTGCTCGACCAGCGTGATCAGGACGTACTTGCTGGAGGAGCGGTCCCGGGCGTCGCACTCGACGAGCGGGACGTCGGGGGAGAGGTCGAGTGCCTCGCGGATCTGCTGCTCGGTGTGGAACGAGCCGCCGAAGTCGTTGCACGCGACGATGAAGGGCGTGCCGTGGTGCTCCAGCCGGTCGATCGCGTACCAGGAGTCGGCGAGCCGCCGGGTGTCGACGAGGACGACGGCGCCCAGGGTTCCGGAGAAGAGACGGTCCCACAGGAACCAGAAGCGTTCCTGCCCGGGCGCGCCGAAGAGATAGAGGACCGAACGCGCGTCGAGCGTGATGCGGCCGAAGTCGAAGGCGACCGTGGTGGACGTCTTGGAGTGCACACCGTCGAGGTCGTCGACGGCCTCGCCCGCGCGGGTCATGGTCTCCTCCGTGTTGAGCGGACGGATCTCGCTCACGGATCGGACCATGGTGGTCTTGCCGACCCCGAAGCCGCCGACAACGACGATCTTCAGTCCGTTGTCGGCCGTCGCCTGCAGGGCGGCACGGTCAGAGGTTGCGGAGTCCAACGAGCACCTGTTCCAGGGTGTCGGTGTCGGGGAGCCGGTCCTCGACACGTGCAGTACGGGGATGGCGGGCGCTGATCCGGCCGGTGTCGAGCAGGTCGCACAGCATGATGCGGACGATGCTGACGGGCAGATTCAGGGTGGCCGAGATCTCGACGACCGCGGTGGGGCTGTCGCACATCCGCAGGATCGCGACGTGCTCCGACTGCATCCCGGGGTTCGGTTCGCACTCGGCGACGACGAGTGTCACCAGGTCGAACGCGGCCGAGTCGGACCGGCTGCGGCCACCCGTCAGGGTGTACAGCCGGTCCGGGTCG from Streptomyces sp. QL37 harbors:
- a CDS encoding DinB family protein — encoded protein: MTRTVPYTGGEKESLHASLDRHRDVVLWKLEGLDDEQVRRPMTPTGTNLLGLVKHLATVEYGWFCSPFGRGTEDFWFDTSSEDMTIAPDETTERILAFYARARAAADRSIAETDLDTTGTSWNGKTVSMRWVLIHMIEDVLRHAGHMDIVRELIDGSTGAHPAS
- a CDS encoding Uma2 family endonuclease → MSAAAVEHPCDDEPEPMLVTANRLTEQLPGYRVEIIGGVITVAPPPDGPHANALTTLMIPFLAAGLHGDETKVLQAIGLWLPGGPEDYAIPDLAVVDADFDEHMVGNNCYDPAVFRLVLEVTSSNWKSDLRNKVATYAEAKIPVYVILDRRHGRIHVLTEPTGCTYDNHEVYAPGQSAALPASIGAEMALDVAELVKAGRPRA
- the serC gene encoding phosphoserine transaminase, whose amino-acid sequence is MADIQIPADLKPADGRFGAGPSKVRTEAVDALAATGTSLLGTSHRQAPVKNLVGEVRDGVRSLFSLPEGYEVILGNGGSTAFWDVATHGLIESKSQHLNFGEFSSKFAKAAKLAPWLSDPTVIASDPGTHPDPKAEAGVDVYAFTHNETSTGVAAPVKRVAGADEGSLVLVDATSGAGGLPVDVTETDVYYFAPQKSFASDGGLWIGVFSPAALDRAARVHASGRHVPEFFSLPTAIDNSLKNQTYNTPALATLFLLNEQLKWMNTQGGLDFTTGRTAASSQHLYGWAEESKYATPFVTDPAKRSQVIGTIDFEDGIDAAAVAKVLRANGIVDTEPYRKLGRNQLRVAMFPAIDPADVQALTACIDYVIDKL
- a CDS encoding cytochrome P450 produces the protein MTRIALDPLVADLDTESAALRAAGPLAEVELPGGVHCYAVTHHAEARQLLTDSRVVKDINVWNAWQRGEIPMDWPLIGLANPGRSMLTVDGTEHRRLRALVAQALTVKRVERLRSGIEALTNASLDRLAALPKGETVDLKAEFAYPLPMNVISDLMGVDAADHPRLKELFEKFFSTQTPPEEVPQMMADLGTLFTKIVDDKRANPGDDLTSALIAASEEGDHLTDEEIVNTLQLIIAAGHETTISLVVNVVEALQTHPEQRKRVLSGEVPWENVIEETLRWNTPTSHVLIRFATEDIEVGDKVLPKGEALIVSFGALGRDEKQYGPTAGEFDITRSPNRHIAFGHGPHVCPGAALSRLEAGVALPALYERFPDLDLAVPASELRNKPIVTQNDLYELPVDLG
- a CDS encoding cytochrome P450, whose translation is MTKCPVSHGSVPLSGPRFQTDPVQLYRDMRRDHGAVAPVALDGDIPAWLILGYRELHQVTNDPVLFSRDSDLWNQWENIPDGWPLLPMIGHKQPSILYTVGERHTVRASMIGNALEAVDPFALKRYAEEFADDLIDGFCSTGRTDIIAEYAMLLPARVLARIYGFSDEVGGPLVGALNDMIDGRERALAGQQHLGAAMQQLLVDKHAGPGDDVASRMLQDPGGFTDEEVAQDLMVMMAAGHQPTADWIGNSLRLMLTDDRFAASLSGGRHSVAEAMNEVLWEDTPTQNVAGRWASRDTHLGGRHIRAGDLLLLGIAAANGDPQVRTDGSALTGGNNAFLSFGHGEHRCPFPAQETAEVIARTGIEVLLDRLPDVDLAVPADKLTRRPSPWLRGLTELPVHFTPTPALGGQK
- a CDS encoding ATP/GTP-binding protein; this encodes MDSATSDRAALQATADNGLKIVVVGGFGVGKTTMVRSVSEIRPLNTEETMTRAGEAVDDLDGVHSKTSTTVAFDFGRITLDARSVLYLFGAPGQERFWFLWDRLFSGTLGAVVLVDTRRLADSWYAIDRLEHHGTPFIVACNDFGGSFHTEQQIREALDLSPDVPLVECDARDRSSSKYVLITLVEHLHALSLARAKGAEAALAGGQGAAAMTPEPTL
- a CDS encoding DUF742 domain-containing protein codes for the protein MTSVPRPRPGRDDDPDRLYTLTGGRSRSDSAAFDLVTLVVAECEPNPGMQSEHVAILRMCDSPTAVVEISATLNLPVSIVRIMLCDLLDTGRISARHPRTARVEDRLPDTDTLEQVLVGLRNL